The proteins below come from a single Dryobates pubescens isolate bDryPub1 chromosome 16, bDryPub1.pri, whole genome shotgun sequence genomic window:
- the CCNJL gene encoding cyclin-J-like protein yields the protein MEEQWWKGELAADIHQTLRTKELKLPAYKAHSPQIGMRRYFIDLLTVLSNHCSLCPTARHLAIYLLDLFMDRYDITVKQLHIISFACFLLASKFEEKEDKVPKLEYLNNLAYMYNMNVVLNKKDLLRMEMLLLENFNWNLCLPTPAHYIDYYLYVSIGENDLHNGWPITSLTKIKDFLQKYAYYFLDFSVQDHTFLHFRPSLIAAACVCASRICMQISPVWTTQLELLTCYSWEHLAQCIEMMLIYYENDNKEASNIKKQATIQHQEREAVGNLSHQVTTQVLFQQSNYHPLAQHSATLSQFQSPVQDLCSVYRDSLQAHRPSGLPAGSADSSLHSYAALQASLRPPAQTLSIQTPIAVQVALGTEPRHCISTPYGSSFFSGHHSYATGCLDG from the exons GAACTTAAGTTGCCTGCTTACAAGGCTCATTCACCACAGATTGGGATGCGCAGATACTTCATTGATCTCTTGACTGTCCTCAGCAACCATTGCAGTCTCTGCCCTACAGCTCGGCATCTTGCCATCTATTTGTTGGACCTCTTTATGGATCGTTATGATATCACTGTCAAGCAACTGCACATCATTTCATTTGCCTGCTTTCTCCTAGCAA GTAAATTcgaagaaaaagaagataaagTTCCAAAGTTGGAGTACTTAAATAACCTGGCATACATGTACAACATGAATGTGGTACTGAACAAGAAAGATTTGCTTAGAATGGAGATGCTGCTTTTGGAAAACTTCAACTGGAATCTGTGTCTACCAACACCAGCACACTACATTGACTACTACCTCTATGTGTCCATTGGTGAGAATGACCTTCACAATGGCTGGCCAATCACCTCACTGACCAAAATCAAGGATTTTCTGCAGAAATATGCATATTATTTCCTTGATTTCTCAGTGCAAG atcATACCTTCCTCCATTTTCGCCCATCTCTGATTGCTGCAGCTTGTGTGTGCGCCTCACGTATCTGTATGCAGATCTCTCCTGTCTGGACAACACAGCTTGAATTGCTAACGTGTTATTCCTGGGAACACCTTGCCCAATGCATTGAAATGATGCTCAT CTATTATGAGAATGACAACAAAGAAGCCAGTAACAtaaaaaagcaagcaacaaTTCAGCATCAAGAACGGGAAGCAGTGGGAAATCTGAGCCATCAAGTCACTACTCAAGTTCTCTTCCAGCAATCCAATTATCACCCTTTAGCCCAGCATTCAGCTACGCTTTCCCAGTTCCAGTCACCAGTGCAAGATTTGTGCTCTGTGTATCGTGACTCCTTACAGGCCCACAGGCCCAGTGGTCTCCCTGCTGGGAGTGCTGACAGCTCACTGCACTCCTATGCAGCTCTTCAGGCCAGCCTTCGGCCACCTGCCCAGACTCTGTCCATCCAAACCCCCATTGCTGTGCAGGTGGCATTAGGAACAGAGCCCAGACACTGCATTTCCACACCTTATGGCAGCAGTTTCTTCAGTGGTCATCACTCATATGCAACTGGGTGTTTAGATGGATAA
- the FABP6 gene encoding gastrotropin isoform X2 → MICGLKKIRFAAILLYQPHHQGNMAFTGKYEFESDENYDEFVKKIGLPSDKVEKGKNCKIVTEVVQNGNDFTWTQHVPGGHTTTNSFTIDKEADMETMGGKKFKATVKMEGGKLVAEFPNYRHTVEICGGKLVEISTCSDVVYKRTSKKIA, encoded by the exons CTGCTATTCTGCTCTACCAGCCACATCACCAGGGCAACATGGCATTCACAGGCAAATACGAGTTCGAAAGTGATGAGAACTATGATGAGTTTGTGAAGAAGATTG gtctccccagtgACAAGgttgaaaagggaaagaattgCAAAATAGTCACTGAAGTGGTGCAGAATGGAAATGACTTCACCTGGACACAGCACGTCCCAGGAGGCCACACCACAACCAACTCATTCACAATCGACAAGGAAGCAGACATGGAGACAATGGGTGGTAAAAAGTTCAAG GCAACAGTTAAAATGGAAGGTGGGAAACTAGTGGCTGAGTTTCCCAACTATCGTCATACTGTAGAGATTTGTGGAGGAAAGCTAGTAGAG ATCTCTACATGTTCTGATGTAGTCTACAAAAGGACCAGCAAAAAAATTGCTTAA